In Blastopirellula sp. J2-11, a single genomic region encodes these proteins:
- a CDS encoding GlxA family transcriptional regulator, whose translation MIVAPPQVTLMDVTGPWEVFCRAEAMIPGTYDVAVIATEPGARVSTKYGLDICCERKMDEFPGPLDTVLVAGSQQGVDGVADPVFLAWLQDAASRTRRIGSVCTGVFYLAQAGLLVGRRVTSHWRYIDQLKSQFPDLTVDPEPIFVRDRDIYTSAGIAAGIDLALALVEQDCGHAVSQQIAHDLVIFVQRHADQTQLSWSLAQRIADHDPIRQLQRWAPDNLPSLTTVDDMAAHVHMSPRNFSRLFKQQTGMTPGSYLRQLRAEAGQRRMQQAPGKTGELAAELGFGCEKSLHRAAQQKAKKS comes from the coding sequence TTGATCGTAGCGCCGCCGCAGGTCACGCTGATGGATGTAACGGGGCCGTGGGAAGTGTTCTGCCGCGCCGAGGCCATGATTCCTGGAACCTATGATGTCGCCGTTATCGCCACCGAACCCGGCGCGCGGGTCAGCACTAAATATGGCCTTGATATTTGCTGCGAACGGAAGATGGATGAATTTCCAGGACCGCTCGATACCGTGCTCGTCGCCGGCAGTCAGCAGGGCGTCGACGGCGTCGCCGATCCTGTTTTTCTCGCGTGGTTGCAGGATGCGGCAAGTCGCACGCGTCGGATAGGTTCGGTCTGTACCGGCGTTTTTTATCTCGCCCAAGCCGGCCTGTTGGTGGGACGCAGGGTGACCAGTCATTGGCGATACATCGACCAGCTCAAATCTCAATTTCCGGATCTAACGGTCGATCCCGAACCGATTTTCGTGCGTGATCGCGATATCTATACTTCCGCCGGCATCGCGGCAGGCATTGATCTGGCGCTCGCGCTCGTCGAGCAAGACTGCGGACATGCCGTGTCTCAGCAGATCGCGCACGATCTTGTGATATTCGTCCAGCGTCATGCAGACCAGACGCAACTCAGCTGGTCACTGGCGCAGCGTATCGCCGACCATGATCCGATTCGCCAACTGCAGCGCTGGGCGCCTGATAATCTGCCCTCCCTAACCACTGTCGATGACATGGCCGCGCATGTCCATATGAGTCCGCGAAACTTCTCTCGACTCTTCAAACAGCAGACCGGCATGACTCCCGGCAGCTACCTACGTCAGTTGCGAGCCGAAGCAGGCCAGCGCCGCATGCAACAAGCGCCCGGCAAAACCGGAGAGCTTGCCGCCGAGCTAGGTTTTGGCTGCGAAAAATCGCTCCATCGCGCCGCTCAACAGAAGGCGAAAAAGTCTTAA